One window of the Thalassoroseus pseudoceratinae genome contains the following:
- a CDS encoding TIGR03364 family FAD-dependent oxidoreductase: MSTTSHHAELLVIGGGVLGTFFAYHGLERGKRVVLLERHQRPQGATVRNFGQVVPSGLDQHWQQYGRESLQIYQAIQSQFDISVRQQGSIYIASDDDELTLLEELRDINQSTNYPSELWTPQQCLAHYPGLRSDYCRGGLFFSNEVSVNPRAMIHRLHEYLAEQSNFTAHFQTCVKELNSSRNGLVEVTTTDDRVLTAENVVLCCGSEFQLLYPQRFQQSDLKLVKLQMLKLKPQSGVTLPGNILTGLSIRRYESFSQCPSWTAIKSREEPDTFHQRWGVHILFKQEEDGGIILGDSHEYAPANEPEKIDFDLRGDINIYFIAAGKKIFDLPNWEIDHAWYGVYSQTSHPQGIYTETIDERIHIVTGIGGKGMTSSAGFAKHHLREIDSN; this comes from the coding sequence GTGTCTACTACGAGTCATCATGCTGAACTCCTCGTCATTGGGGGAGGAGTTCTCGGGACGTTTTTTGCCTATCATGGTTTAGAGCGGGGAAAGCGAGTTGTCCTGCTGGAACGGCACCAGCGGCCACAAGGTGCGACCGTCCGAAATTTCGGGCAGGTCGTGCCATCCGGTCTTGATCAGCATTGGCAACAGTATGGTCGTGAGAGTTTGCAGATCTATCAGGCCATCCAATCTCAATTCGACATCTCCGTCCGGCAGCAAGGCAGCATCTATATTGCTTCCGATGACGATGAACTCACGCTGCTCGAAGAACTCAGAGACATCAATCAATCCACAAACTATCCGTCAGAACTCTGGACACCTCAACAGTGTCTTGCCCATTATCCTGGGCTTCGAAGTGACTATTGTCGCGGTGGGTTGTTCTTTTCGAACGAAGTCTCAGTGAATCCTCGGGCAATGATTCACCGATTGCATGAATACCTTGCGGAGCAATCGAATTTCACCGCTCACTTCCAAACTTGCGTGAAAGAACTGAATTCCAGTCGCAACGGTTTGGTCGAAGTCACAACGACCGATGACCGTGTGTTAACAGCCGAAAATGTTGTTCTATGTTGCGGTAGCGAATTCCAACTTCTCTACCCACAGCGATTTCAACAGAGCGATCTCAAGCTAGTCAAACTGCAAATGCTCAAGCTGAAACCGCAGTCGGGTGTCACGTTGCCAGGGAATATCCTCACGGGGCTGTCGATTCGTCGATACGAAAGTTTTTCCCAATGCCCGTCGTGGACCGCAATCAAATCACGTGAGGAGCCAGACACATTTCATCAGAGGTGGGGCGTTCATATCCTATTCAAACAGGAAGAGGACGGCGGAATCATCCTCGGAGATTCCCACGAGTATGCACCCGCAAACGAACCTGAGAAGATCGACTTTGATCTTCGCGGCGATATCAATATTTACTTCATCGCAGCCGGTAAGAAGATTTTTGATCTGCCGAACTGGGAAATTGATCACGCTTGGTATGGCGTGTACAGCCAAACTTCTCATCCACAAGGGATCTACACAGAAACCATTGACGAGCGGATCCATATTGTGACTGGCATTGGCGGCAAAGGAATGACGAGTAGTGCCGGCTTTGCAAAGCACCACTTGAGAGAGATTGATAGTAACTAA
- a CDS encoding NAD(P)-binding domain-containing protein, which yields MTAPILPHEIVPVAVLGAGPYGLAIANELQRRGIPFRVFGQPFHLWQERTLSDVFLRSDLQASEIYTHDGRFSLQGFLADRPSDLATIASHQGRIPVSAFRDYLTWVQSQLTFNIERTQVVNVVADGHYFRIKTNLDEEFAARNIVIATGIGAFATLPTALGRLNSPRVIHAWSVEKYADLNSSRVCVVGSGQSAGEAVEQLRKHNETTWIYRSEPIFHLDPLNLPRPIFQFVLRASNKACYFPRILRRAAKKVFVGSTMTPDLKPSVYADDVDRFKADVNSLDWIDRQSDIYSAKLDRCFDAVVCCTGYRLDAKRLPFLEQKLRDRLICENGMPRLSKDFESSAPGIYIAGALAEGSHGPAQRFLIGNRHAAIAISQGIAQKLDSNGPGNIVKPTTSVS from the coding sequence GTGACTGCACCAATATTGCCACATGAGATTGTCCCAGTCGCAGTTCTCGGTGCGGGGCCTTACGGTCTCGCGATTGCCAACGAGTTGCAACGCCGTGGCATTCCATTCCGAGTCTTTGGCCAACCTTTTCATCTCTGGCAAGAACGAACGCTGTCGGATGTTTTCTTACGATCTGACCTTCAAGCAAGCGAGATCTACACGCACGACGGTCGATTCTCGTTGCAAGGTTTTCTCGCCGATCGGCCATCCGACTTGGCTACGATTGCATCGCACCAAGGACGAATTCCGGTAAGTGCGTTCCGGGATTATCTGACTTGGGTTCAGTCTCAGTTGACATTCAACATTGAACGCACACAAGTGGTCAATGTCGTGGCGGATGGGCATTATTTCCGTATCAAAACCAATCTTGATGAGGAATTCGCCGCAAGAAACATTGTGATCGCAACAGGAATCGGAGCCTTTGCAACGCTGCCAACCGCGTTAGGACGCTTGAATTCGCCACGAGTGATTCATGCCTGGTCAGTCGAGAAATACGCCGATCTAAACAGCTCCCGTGTGTGTGTCGTGGGGAGTGGTCAATCGGCCGGTGAAGCAGTTGAGCAACTCCGCAAGCACAATGAGACAACGTGGATCTATCGATCGGAGCCGATCTTCCATCTCGACCCACTCAATCTGCCACGACCAATCTTTCAGTTTGTGCTTCGAGCCTCTAACAAGGCTTGCTACTTTCCGCGAATCCTTCGCCGGGCCGCCAAGAAGGTGTTTGTCGGATCTACTATGACACCTGATCTAAAACCAAGTGTATACGCGGATGACGTGGACCGATTCAAAGCAGATGTCAATTCGCTAGATTGGATCGATCGACAATCGGACATCTATAGTGCCAAACTTGATCGGTGTTTCGACGCTGTTGTTTGCTGCACAGGGTACCGATTGGATGCCAAGAGACTGCCGTTCCTTGAGCAGAAATTGCGAGATCGTTTGATCTGTGAAAACGGGATGCCACGGTTGTCAAAAGATTTCGAGTCGAGTGCTCCCGGGATCTACATCGCCGGTGCACTCGCCGAAGGAAGTCATGGTCCCGCCCAACGATTCTTGATCGGAAATCGACACGCTGCCATCGCGATTAGTCAGGGCATTGCCCAAAAACTTGATAGCAATGGCCCAGGCAACATTGTCAAACCGACGACTAGCGTTTCTTGA
- a CDS encoding prolipoprotein diacylglyceryl transferase family protein — translation MACLPRRRDETGTWIGLNLTWYGFFNACAYVFGVTLLLVMLATVNIPVGSSAAVILTILVICVPASRLLAWLIDGKRYNFTIGGATFVGVLVAPLAITLMPSLIEMPQRPIKTWLAAIVIAYAFGEGVGRLACVSYGCCYGRSLEDSPTWIQRLFGRRHFRFVGETKKASYEGQLMDVPLVPIQAITCVVLSMIGVVGLTLFLHGFDAAALITVAVTSQMWRFGSELLRKDNRGPGRISVYQLMTPITIAILLVIAFQPSSTPSVPRQIGSGLEVLWQPEVILGLQVLWIGIFVFTGRSQMTGSKLALHVHHEHV, via the coding sequence ATGGCTTGCCTACCAAGACGCCGTGATGAAACGGGTACGTGGATCGGACTGAATTTGACATGGTATGGTTTCTTCAACGCATGTGCCTACGTCTTTGGTGTCACGCTGTTGCTAGTCATGTTGGCGACTGTCAATATACCTGTCGGTTCGAGTGCAGCTGTGATCTTGACGATTCTTGTGATCTGTGTGCCGGCGTCTCGGCTCCTCGCATGGCTGATCGATGGCAAGCGGTATAACTTTACGATCGGGGGCGCAACCTTTGTGGGAGTACTAGTTGCGCCGCTGGCAATCACACTGATGCCGAGTCTCATCGAAATGCCGCAAAGACCCATTAAGACCTGGCTAGCAGCCATCGTAATCGCCTATGCCTTTGGTGAAGGGGTGGGACGACTGGCATGTGTGAGTTATGGTTGTTGTTATGGCCGATCTCTTGAAGACTCCCCGACTTGGATTCAGCGATTATTCGGTCGCAGACATTTTCGATTCGTCGGTGAAACCAAGAAGGCTAGCTATGAAGGTCAGCTCATGGACGTGCCACTTGTGCCAATCCAGGCAATCACTTGTGTCGTGCTGTCGATGATTGGTGTCGTTGGCTTGACTCTGTTCCTACATGGATTTGATGCCGCCGCTCTTATTACGGTAGCTGTGACGAGCCAGATGTGGCGTTTCGGATCAGAACTCCTACGGAAAGACAATCGCGGACCGGGACGAATTAGTGTGTATCAGTTGATGACACCAATCACAATTGCAATATTGCTTGTGATTGCTTTCCAGCCTTCGAGTACCCCGAGTGTGCCACGACAGATCGGCAGCGGTCTGGAAGTCCTCTGGCAGCCAGAAGTGATTCTAGGGTTGCAAGTGTTGTGGATTGGGATCTTTGTTTTTACCGGGCGAAGTCAGATGACGGGTTCCAAACTCGCATTACATGTTCATCATGAGCATGTCTAA
- a CDS encoding phosphatidylserine decarboxylase, with protein MQHQYIDRETGEVRTEKLYHDRMVRMLYSRYRENASLMCRALASRRMTHLLGFLNYQFRVGSYLTGSQRFAKELGIDVAECVEAPESLNTAKKWFQRQIRYWETRPMPEEADAVVSPADARTLVGSFANGSPIRLKDKFFSLDELLGNRDHNWRLHFEGGDLAVFRLTPDKYHYNHVPVSGIVRDIYTLDGSYHSCNPSAVVSIVTPYSKNRRVVTIIDTDVPGGTGIGLVAMIEVVALMIGGITQCYSSKRYDQPQNVSAGMFVRRGQPKSLYEPGSSTDVLLFEPKRIRFATDLVRNMSRGLDSRFSEGFGQPLVETDVRVRSLIATAKTPQIQEPVINFDLPNTPPSKAEIF; from the coding sequence ATGCAGCATCAATACATTGACCGTGAAACCGGCGAAGTTCGCACAGAAAAACTCTACCACGATCGTATGGTTCGAATGCTGTATTCTCGCTATCGTGAGAACGCATCTCTAATGTGTCGTGCGTTAGCCTCACGACGCATGACTCATTTACTCGGGTTTTTGAACTATCAGTTTCGAGTCGGATCATATCTCACTGGCAGCCAGCGATTTGCCAAAGAACTCGGAATCGATGTGGCAGAGTGTGTGGAAGCTCCCGAATCCTTAAATACGGCAAAGAAGTGGTTCCAACGTCAAATTCGCTATTGGGAAACGCGTCCCATGCCCGAGGAAGCGGACGCTGTTGTCTCTCCCGCTGACGCACGGACGCTCGTCGGGTCATTCGCGAACGGCTCACCGATCCGACTTAAAGATAAATTCTTTAGCCTCGATGAACTGCTAGGCAATCGCGATCACAATTGGAGATTGCACTTTGAAGGCGGAGACTTGGCCGTCTTTCGGCTAACACCAGACAAGTATCACTACAATCATGTTCCCGTCTCGGGAATTGTCCGCGACATCTATACATTGGATGGAAGTTACCATTCTTGTAACCCGTCCGCTGTGGTCTCCATTGTGACTCCCTACTCGAAGAACCGGCGAGTCGTCACGATCATTGACACAGATGTCCCCGGTGGAACGGGAATCGGTCTTGTCGCCATGATCGAAGTCGTCGCGTTAATGATTGGAGGAATCACGCAATGCTATTCCTCCAAACGCTACGATCAACCGCAAAACGTGAGTGCGGGGATGTTTGTTCGTCGTGGCCAACCGAAAAGTCTGTATGAGCCTGGAAGCAGCACCGACGTGCTTCTGTTTGAACCGAAACGTATCCGCTTCGCAACCGACCTTGTCAGGAATATGTCACGGGGTCTGGACAGTCGGTTTAGTGAAGGTTTCGGCCAACCACTCGTTGAGACAGATGTCCGTGTTCGATCACTCATCGCGACTGCGAAGACACCCCAAATTCAAGAACCTGTTATCAATTTCGACCTACCAAACACACCGCCTTCAAAAGCTGAAATATTCTGA
- a CDS encoding S1/P1 nuclease, whose translation MRAWFCGFLTLVISWSMTNVEARAWNPSGHQTIASIIFRELSAERRMELAELLTHHPRYRADFLSDLPRFLQDADAETLAEWRFQLASIWSDIVRGGPADRTAFNRPFWHYLPRAYYLSPPTDRFRKQVESGFNSRLEPVGGTENEKLNGPQAFLANLEVLNDDEASKADRAVALCWVLHIGQDLHQPCHTASLCDPVLFPRGDRGANDIKTKQLRNLHAVWDGPLGPDSRFIRCRNLAIQLRGDASKEMVNQDVTDARTQMAVWLSEGLKFAESDVYSGEVRAAVESASPLKTVDLSPDYLRNVRRVANGRIVNAGIRLARLLESNQ comes from the coding sequence ATGAGAGCATGGTTTTGTGGATTTTTGACATTGGTCATCAGTTGGTCGATGACCAATGTCGAGGCGCGGGCTTGGAATCCGAGCGGGCATCAAACGATTGCTTCGATTATCTTTCGCGAGTTGTCCGCTGAGCGTCGGATGGAGTTAGCAGAGTTACTAACACATCACCCACGTTACCGAGCGGATTTCCTGTCGGATTTGCCGAGATTTTTGCAGGATGCCGATGCGGAAACCTTGGCCGAATGGCGGTTTCAACTGGCATCGATTTGGTCGGACATTGTGCGTGGTGGACCGGCTGATCGAACGGCGTTCAATCGTCCGTTTTGGCATTATCTTCCACGGGCCTATTACCTGAGTCCGCCGACTGACCGCTTCCGCAAGCAAGTGGAATCTGGATTCAACAGCCGTTTGGAACCGGTTGGTGGCACCGAGAACGAAAAGTTGAACGGTCCGCAGGCGTTCTTGGCGAACCTCGAAGTCCTGAATGATGACGAAGCGTCGAAGGCGGATCGAGCGGTTGCGTTGTGTTGGGTGCTGCACATTGGACAAGATCTTCATCAGCCCTGTCATACCGCGAGTTTGTGTGATCCGGTGTTGTTTCCTCGGGGAGATCGCGGAGCGAACGACATCAAGACGAAGCAGCTTAGGAATTTGCACGCGGTCTGGGATGGTCCATTGGGGCCGGATAGCCGATTCATTCGCTGTCGGAATTTGGCCATTCAACTCCGTGGTGATGCGTCGAAGGAAATGGTGAATCAAGATGTCACCGATGCTCGCACGCAAATGGCTGTTTGGTTGTCCGAGGGGTTGAAGTTTGCCGAAAGTGATGTCTACTCCGGTGAAGTTCGCGCCGCCGTTGAATCGGCTTCGCCTTTAAAGACGGTCGATCTCTCGCCAGATTACCTACGAAATGTGCGGCGAGTGGCCAATGGGCGGATTGTCAACGCGGGCATTCGGTTGGCGAGATTGCTGGAATCAAACCAGTGA
- the upp gene encoding uracil phosphoribosyltransferase, whose product MSQVSIVDHPLVAHHLSSLRDRHTPPDQFRSLVARLTTLLAFEATKDLPTQPMSVETPLTEMTGHQLAERVGLVPILRAGLGMVDPFWNLIPTAEVWHLGLYRDEKTAQPVSYYNKLPDENPVSRAFILDPMLATGGSALHTISVLQSWGVPLIRLVSLIASQSGIDALNEAAPDVRIFCAAVDPELNAQKFIVPGLGDAGDRIFNT is encoded by the coding sequence ATGTCGCAAGTTTCGATTGTCGATCATCCGTTAGTGGCTCATCATCTCAGTTCATTGCGTGATCGACACACGCCGCCGGATCAGTTTCGAAGTCTCGTTGCGCGGTTGACGACGTTGCTTGCGTTTGAAGCGACGAAAGATCTGCCGACGCAACCGATGTCCGTCGAAACTCCGCTGACAGAAATGACCGGCCATCAACTCGCTGAGCGAGTGGGTTTGGTGCCGATCTTGCGAGCGGGGTTGGGAATGGTCGATCCCTTTTGGAATCTCATCCCGACTGCGGAGGTGTGGCACTTGGGACTTTACCGGGATGAGAAAACGGCTCAGCCAGTGTCGTACTACAATAAGTTGCCGGACGAGAACCCCGTTTCGCGGGCGTTCATTCTCGACCCGATGCTTGCGACGGGTGGTTCGGCGTTGCACACGATTTCCGTTCTGCAAAGTTGGGGTGTGCCGTTGATTCGGTTGGTCTCGCTGATCGCCTCGCAGTCGGGGATCGATGCGCTCAACGAGGCGGCACCCGATGTTCGCATCTTTTGCGCTGCTGTCGATCCAGAACTGAACGCCCAAAAATTTATCGTTCCTGGACTCGGAGACGCCGGGGATCGCATCTTCAACACGTGA
- a CDS encoding NupC/NupG family nucleoside CNT transporter, giving the protein MLQSISALGLLVFVFLAWLLSSNRGAVQWRLVVSGLMLQLVLAALILWTTPGQWIFEQLGAGFNWVLGCVNEGSRFVFSLHPSGTPTDPEPGWLLGSFAFGVLPTVVVVSSLMEVLYFFGVMQWIVSAFSWVMRWTLKTSGAESLAAAANIFVGQTEAPLVIRPYIPNMTNSELHSLMVGGFATVSGGVLAAFVGMGIDPTHLLTASVISAPAALVIAKIIQPETEVPETAGTVEVDYVSEGSNPIEAATIGASAGMKLALNIGAMLIAFIALIAMADAGLAGIGSLFGYTGDSAWSLSSLLGYVCAPIAWVMGIASADCLSAGELLGLKLVTNEFIAYERLVEWMQPDSEIVLSERSNTIMIYALSGFSNFGAIGVQIGGIGEMAPSRRKDLARLGLKAMFGGAIACCMTACIAGILVA; this is encoded by the coding sequence ATGTTGCAATCCATCAGTGCGTTGGGACTGCTTGTCTTTGTGTTCCTGGCGTGGCTTTTGAGTTCGAACCGCGGGGCGGTCCAGTGGCGATTGGTTGTCAGCGGACTGATGTTGCAGTTGGTTCTCGCGGCGTTGATCTTGTGGACGACTCCCGGACAGTGGATCTTCGAGCAACTTGGGGCCGGCTTCAACTGGGTGCTAGGGTGCGTCAACGAGGGCTCACGATTTGTGTTCAGCCTTCATCCGAGTGGCACACCGACCGATCCAGAGCCCGGTTGGTTGCTGGGCAGTTTCGCCTTTGGAGTGCTGCCGACGGTGGTTGTGGTTTCGTCGTTGATGGAGGTGCTTTACTTCTTCGGGGTGATGCAATGGATTGTGTCGGCGTTTAGCTGGGTGATGCGATGGACACTGAAAACGTCCGGTGCGGAAAGTCTGGCGGCGGCGGCAAACATCTTCGTCGGACAAACCGAAGCGCCGCTGGTGATTCGCCCATACATTCCCAATATGACCAATTCCGAGTTGCACTCGCTGATGGTCGGCGGGTTCGCAACGGTTTCCGGAGGTGTGCTGGCGGCCTTTGTCGGGATGGGGATTGATCCAACGCACTTGCTGACGGCTTCGGTCATTTCTGCACCGGCGGCGCTTGTCATTGCGAAGATCATCCAACCGGAAACTGAAGTGCCGGAGACCGCCGGCACGGTCGAGGTGGATTACGTCTCCGAAGGCAGCAACCCGATCGAGGCGGCGACGATCGGTGCAAGTGCGGGGATGAAACTGGCGTTGAACATCGGTGCGATGTTGATCGCCTTCATTGCACTGATTGCCATGGCGGATGCGGGGCTTGCTGGGATCGGTTCGCTGTTCGGTTACACCGGAGACTCGGCGTGGTCGCTTTCGTCGCTGCTCGGTTATGTGTGTGCTCCAATCGCTTGGGTTATGGGGATCGCCTCGGCGGATTGTCTTTCCGCGGGTGAGTTGCTGGGGCTCAAATTGGTGACGAATGAATTCATCGCCTATGAACGGCTCGTGGAATGGATGCAGCCAGATTCCGAAATCGTCCTGAGCGAGCGTAGCAACACCATCATGATCTATGCCCTGAGTGGTTTCTCGAACTTTGGTGCGATCGGTGTGCAGATTGGCGGCATCGGTGAGATGGCCCCCTCGCGGCGAAAAGACCTCGCTCGACTCGGACTCAAAGCGATGTTTGGCGGCGCGATCGCATGCTGTATGACAGCCTGCATCGCGGGGATCCTGGTTGCGTGA
- a CDS encoding PVC-type heme-binding CxxCH protein produces MRVRQQHTSRILLPLFLVAVCSDVQAAEKTGASDDFPTVFNSLAEDKFSPMPAKEAASTMKLPEGFRASVFAAEPDVQNPIAMAFDKRGRLWIAENYTYSDRTQRFDLSLRDRVLVFEDTDNDGKADRRKVFTDNVQMLTSVETGRGGVWLMCPPALLFIPDANGDDVPDGPPQVVLDGFDVAESNYHNFANGLRWGPDGWLYGRCGHSCPGRIGLPGTPDHERIPLDGGMWRYHPDHKTVEVLCHGTTNPWGHDWDENGELFFINTVIGHLWHSIPGCHFKESFGESLNPAVYERMDMIADHYHFDTKGSWTASRGGKANDYGGGHAHIGMLIYQGHQWPERYRGKLFTINMHGLRANVERLDRTSTGYVGRHEPDFFIAKDPFFRGLDLQTGPDGSVYVIDWSDTGECHDHTGVHRLSGRIFKIEYGSQSVNKPIVKPACLAGAGPLQQLWRQYQAGRTTPEQLRALADDPNEHVRVWAIRLLTDFWPLDWVTGPNPKAKYPDDPTTRALLVRMAREDASGLVHRQLASTLQRLPVEHRPELAIELVKQAKYADDHDLALLTWYGLIPVGDTSPLALVDVARQSRWPSLTYSIARNLASRIQSDPKSLNQLLSITKKLDPKSQTQILHGMQDAFRGWRKAKKPAAWEAFASLPEIQKSSDTVRELGVLFGDGRALTELRRMATNSRVDMKTRQSALQALIDARADNLRTLCESLIRVRGLNATALKGLALFEDPTIPKLLSREYRRFHPNDRPAVIETLVARPMSASILLDELAVGRSQIPLAEISASHARQIQSHNDPTLSTKLSEVWGELRESSEEKLVLIAKLKDELTPDRLASAELSRGRVLFAKTCSGCHQLYGEGEKVGPDLTGAQRSSLEYLLSNIIDPSAVVGKDYRMSILQLADGRVLNGLVMSQDRQTLTLRTATERLTIQKRDIEAIKQSTKSAMPDGLLQNLNADQIRDLLGYLMHPVQVPLVETSGSD; encoded by the coding sequence GCAGCGGAACCGGATGTACAAAACCCGATTGCCATGGCCTTCGACAAACGGGGACGATTGTGGATTGCCGAAAACTACACCTATTCCGACCGTACGCAGCGGTTTGATTTGTCGCTTCGAGATCGCGTATTGGTCTTTGAAGACACCGATAACGACGGAAAAGCCGACCGTCGGAAAGTCTTCACCGATAACGTGCAAATGCTGACCAGTGTGGAAACCGGTCGCGGTGGTGTGTGGTTGATGTGCCCACCTGCCCTGCTCTTCATTCCCGACGCCAACGGTGACGATGTGCCCGATGGCCCGCCGCAGGTGGTGTTGGACGGGTTCGACGTCGCCGAAAGTAACTATCACAACTTCGCCAACGGGTTGCGATGGGGGCCGGACGGTTGGTTGTACGGTCGATGTGGGCATTCGTGCCCCGGTCGCATCGGTCTGCCCGGCACGCCGGACCATGAACGAATTCCCCTCGACGGTGGAATGTGGCGGTATCATCCCGATCACAAAACCGTCGAGGTGCTCTGTCATGGAACAACGAATCCGTGGGGGCACGATTGGGACGAGAACGGCGAGCTGTTCTTCATCAACACGGTGATCGGCCATTTGTGGCATTCAATTCCGGGATGTCATTTCAAAGAGTCGTTCGGTGAAAGTTTGAACCCGGCGGTTTACGAACGCATGGACATGATCGCCGATCATTACCACTTCGACACCAAAGGCAGCTGGACCGCCAGTCGCGGTGGGAAAGCGAACGACTACGGCGGCGGACACGCCCACATCGGCATGCTGATCTACCAAGGACATCAGTGGCCGGAGCGGTATCGTGGCAAGCTGTTCACGATCAACATGCACGGACTGCGGGCGAATGTCGAACGCCTGGACCGCACATCCACGGGATACGTCGGTCGGCATGAACCGGACTTCTTCATTGCGAAGGACCCGTTTTTCCGCGGTCTCGATTTGCAGACCGGACCGGACGGCAGTGTCTACGTGATCGACTGGAGCGACACCGGCGAGTGTCACGACCATACCGGCGTGCATCGGCTCAGCGGCCGGATTTTCAAAATCGAGTACGGTTCCCAGAGTGTGAACAAGCCGATCGTGAAACCGGCGTGTCTCGCGGGTGCCGGACCGTTGCAACAACTTTGGCGACAATACCAAGCCGGTCGCACCACACCGGAACAATTACGAGCGTTGGCCGACGATCCCAACGAACACGTTCGCGTGTGGGCAATTCGGTTGCTCACGGACTTCTGGCCATTGGACTGGGTTACGGGCCCAAACCCAAAAGCGAAGTATCCCGACGATCCCACCACCCGCGCGTTGCTTGTGCGGATGGCTCGCGAAGATGCTTCTGGACTGGTGCATCGTCAACTCGCCTCCACGTTGCAACGGTTGCCGGTTGAACATCGTCCTGAATTGGCGATTGAACTCGTCAAACAGGCGAAGTACGCGGACGACCACGATCTTGCATTGCTCACCTGGTACGGTTTGATCCCCGTGGGTGACACGAGTCCGCTGGCATTGGTCGACGTTGCACGGCAATCGCGGTGGCCGTCGCTGACGTATTCCATTGCTCGCAATCTTGCCTCACGAATTCAGTCCGATCCGAAGTCTTTGAATCAACTCCTGAGCATCACCAAGAAGCTCGACCCCAAGTCGCAAACGCAAATTCTTCATGGCATGCAAGATGCATTTCGTGGGTGGCGGAAAGCGAAAAAACCGGCCGCCTGGGAAGCGTTTGCATCACTCCCGGAGATCCAAAAATCATCGGACACCGTGCGGGAATTAGGCGTGCTATTTGGCGATGGTCGTGCGTTGACGGAACTCCGTCGTATGGCGACCAACTCCCGAGTTGACATGAAAACCCGGCAAAGTGCGTTGCAAGCCTTGATCGATGCCCGAGCCGATAACTTGCGGACACTTTGCGAATCGTTAATTCGGGTTCGCGGCCTCAATGCGACCGCACTCAAGGGGTTGGCGTTGTTCGAAGACCCGACCATTCCCAAGTTGCTCTCGCGGGAATACCGTCGTTTTCATCCCAACGACCGACCGGCCGTGATCGAAACACTCGTAGCCCGCCCGATGTCGGCGTCGATCTTGCTCGATGAATTGGCCGTCGGCCGCAGCCAAATACCGCTGGCGGAAATCTCCGCCTCGCATGCAAGACAAATTCAAAGCCACAATGACCCGACACTGTCTACGAAACTGTCTGAAGTCTGGGGCGAACTTCGCGAGTCCTCCGAGGAAAAACTTGTGCTGATCGCGAAGCTCAAAGACGAGTTGACCCCCGATCGCTTGGCTTCCGCGGAACTTTCCCGTGGTCGCGTGTTGTTCGCGAAGACATGCAGTGGGTGTCATCAACTTTATGGTGAGGGCGAAAAAGTCGGGCCTGATCTGACGGGCGCCCAACGATCGAGTTTGGAATACCTCCTGAGTAATATCATCGATCCGAGTGCCGTCGTCGGTAAGGACTACCGGATGTCGATTCTGCAACTGGCCGACGGTCGGGTTTTGAATGGCTTGGTGATGTCGCAGGACCGACAAACCCTCACGTTACGCACAGCGACCGAACGATTGACCATCCAGAAACGCGACATCGAAGCCATCAAACAATCGACGAAGTCGGCCATGCCCGACGGTCTGCTACAAAATCTCAATGCCGACCAAATTCGTGATCTACTTGGCTACTTGATGCACCCCGTCCAAGTGCCGCTGGTGGAGACTTCTGGTTCCGATTAA